Proteins encoded by one window of Synechococcus sp. WH 7805:
- a CDS encoding cadherin-like domain-containing protein, producing the protein MSTITEAETMETNTGSNDGTHAIPDAATLENDLIEVANSVTEFSATQGENNWYYGYYNGGELNQNNFHQFQNYNNNGTFWDIDSTYYTRLRPDGGHPHGPISTKPTSGIVHWTVRRWIAESSGEFQITGIFDDTNKGGGGDGVEGFITVNGEIVYSQIATNSTAAYNYNVHIQLSQGDVVDFVTSPRTWDGDDDFKFTASIAKSVNTNTAPALTRTVATLPDGKEDVPYILKTSDLLQGYTDADGDTLSVTELRTSVGYFTNNDDGTWTLTTPQNFNGSVEFSYSVTDGNGAYTPAYQTFSLTPVNDAPIVPGAVDLGSTPEDTSFLITSEQLLANASDPDGDALSISNLKLIEGQGSITENADGTWTFSPAGNFNGDVSFSYTVSDGESTPVSEQWLRYGGTSGNDYSGGLAIFSNGDLAHAVSSQNDNGSSTVTVQRVTTSGQVVWSLDINADYAPSAGQILVNGDDTVFITGGTKTGASGESGKNDSDVYATAISTNGNQLWYKNYGIGIHEIGATAALDANGNLLINGRISEVNDAYTFIKDVPNFYGADFTGGWKGFQLKLNPENGTIRQAYTTGSYNSGGNQIVSDQSRNIAYINGYTFGSVNGVGTIGNGDTAGANNYLIARDETTGATIWTRMENWIRSNIVVIEEEDGLYFIDKGNLEKIQGSTGKSLWSKPIANNHYRLGKAANGGILLSQASSNGTLEIQAVSSDGNFGITQVIDHQGTLYPREILETNNGQLIISGSTTGALQVGEDVKVLTSQIGSNDAFTLKIKSNFSAGTSAATVQTGEVTTAMADLTVTPVNDAPELTGTPASLPNGKEDIPYTLKASDLLQGYTDVDGDTLSVTNLTTSVGYFTNNDDGTWTLTTPQNFNGTVDISYSVSDGNGAYTSAYQSFSLTPVNDAPELTGTPASLSNGKEDVPYILKASDLLQGYTDADDDTLSVTDLTTSVGYFTNNDDGTWTLTTPQNFNGTVDISYSVSDGNGAYTSAYQSFSLTPVNDAPIVSGAVDLGSTPEDTNFLITSEQLLANASDIDGDELFITDLDLSKGAGELITNPNGGWVFTPTKDWNGEVEFSYSISDSGGGESYKINDKVFLRGSSLYTIVDGPSWTSAETNAKKLGGHLTQINDQYENDWIYSNLILATNIQDTYEGAYIGLTKSDETRTWGWSNGVPSNYFNWAEGTPNGEYVPENYGVINIEGFWDDWTNQQGNISKGIAEIPFIRRGDSAYVVVQGPTWEEAEANAQKLGGHLVTINDAEENDWILNTFRKDFTNGAGFIGYSDTKIEGQWIWSSGEATTYTNWDAGNPSNSGGLENVGTIQFGDGSWNDVATNYWNWFGQKGEIKGIAEIKLGSDFGVKTSASLTVTQVNDAPELTGTPASLPNGKEDIPYILKVSDLLQGYTDADSDMLSVTDLTTSVGYFTNNVDGTWTLTTPQNFNGTVDLTYFVSDGNGAYTPAYQSFSLTPVNDAPIVSGAVDLGSTPEDTSFLITSEQLLANASDPDGDSLSISNLKLIEGQGSITDNGDGTWTFSPDANWNGDASFSYGVSDGKSTPVSEQWLRYDGTSGNDYSGGLATFSNGDLAHAVSSQNGNGSSTVTVQRLTNSGQVVWSLDINADYAPGAGQILVNGDDTVFIAGGTKTGASGESGKNDSDVYATAISANGNQLWYKNYGIGIHEIGATAALDANGNLLIHGRVSEVNDAYTFIKDVPNFYGADFTGGWKGFQLKLNPEDGTIRQAYTTGSGNSGGNQIVSDQSRNIAYIDGYTFGSVNGVGTIGNGDTAGANNYLIARDETTGATIWTRMENWIRSNIIVDEEEDALYFIDKGNLEKIQGSTGKSLWSKPVANKHYRLGRAANGGILLSQASSNGTLEIQAVSSDGNFGITQVIDHQGTLYPREILENNNGQLIISGSTTGALQVGEDVKVLTSQIGSNDAFTLKIKSNLSTGNSAATVQTGTVITALAGLTVTPVNNAPELTGTPASLSNGKEDVPYILKASDLLQGYTDVDGDTLSVTNLTTSVGYFTNNDDGTWTLTTPQNFNGNVDLSYSVTDGNGAYTPAYQSFSLTPINDAPELTGTPASLSNGKEDVPYILKASNLLQGYTDADDDTLSVTDLTTSVGYFTNNDDGTWTLTTPQNFNGTVDISYSVSDGNGAYTSAYQSFSLTPVNDAPELTGTPASLSNGKEDVPYILKASDLLQGYTDADDDTLSVTDLTTSVGYFTNNDDGTWTLTTPQNFNGTVDISYSVSDGNGAYTSAYQSFSLTPVNDAPIVSGAVDLGSTPEDTSFLITSEQLLANASDVDGDELFITDLDLSKGAGELNANPDKSWIFTPTKDWNGEVEFSYSISDNGGGENYKINDKVFLRGNSLYTIVDGPSWTSAETNAKKLGGHLTQINDQYENDWIYSNLILATNIQDTYEGAYIGLTKSDEARTWGWSNGVPSNYFNWAEGTPNGEYVPENYGVINIEGFWDDWTNQQGNISKGIAEIPFIRRGDSAYVIVEGPTWKDAQENAEKLGGNLVTINDAEENYWLATNSYFESPGNFVFYGIGLTDEEKEGDWAWKDASKSTFRSWDQSNGDGLPEPNSPNDGISNYAYIGRGFNNDSLYKTETSGLEEGSWYDDGNRPSPAFNGIKVFGIAEIKLGSDFGVKTSASLSINPINDAPVLSGTAATLPNGKEDIPYTLKASDLLQGYTDVDGDTLSVNDLTTSIGYFTNNDDGTRTLTTPQNFNGNVDLSYSVTDGNGAYTPAYQSFSLTPVNDAPELTGTPASLPNGKEDIPYILKASDLLQGYTDVDGDTLSVTDITASVGYFTNNNDGNWTFTPGANFNGEVSFSYTVSDGSLTTDATASLNVAAVNDAPVLSGTPVELPNGTEDVAYVLKASDLLKGYSDIEGDALSITSVSTASANGTITDNGDGTWTYTPTQDLNGEVVFSFVVSDGNGGTANGSTSLTLDPVEDEVLLDEDNNGIVDGTELTAYQLFSEAGAITLKNNAGQTYNNSSSGNSDVVAAIETDNGFQVLLEGTGSRNDTFYVWNTNSNGVIIGGSGWKSGDIATRLGWEETFNFDTNRDGTIGALILDDDNNGIVDGTELTAYQLFSEAGAITLKNNAGQTYNNSSSGNSDVVAAIETDNGFQVLLEGTGSRNDTFYVWNTNSNGVIIGGSGWKSGDIATRLGWEETFNFDTNRDGTIGALILDDDNNGIVDGTELTAYQLFSEAGAITLKNNAGQTYNNSSSGNSDVVAAIETDNGFQVLLEGTGSRNDTFYVWDTNSNGVITGGSGWKSGNIATRLGWEETFNFDTNRDGTIGALILDDDNNGIVDGTELTAYQLFSEAGAITLKNNAGQTYNNSSSGNSDVVAAIETDNGFQVLLEGTGSRNDTFYVWDTNSNGVITGGSGWKSGNIATRLGWEETFNFDTNRDGTIGALILDDDNNGIVDGTELTAYQLFSEAGAITLKNNAGQTYNNSSSGNSDVVAAIETDNGFQVLLEGTGSRNDTFYVWNTNSNGVITGGSGWKSGDIATRLGWEETFNFDTNADGIIGNEIKDEDQNGLVDNVTNYQLFSESGAITLQNNKGGTYSDSTTNRWDAIAAAQVDGGFKVLLEGTNDALRDQYLVWTTDFNGTIIDSTGFQPGDELADQGFEELFAVDLNADGFI; encoded by the coding sequence ATGAGCACAATTACCGAAGCCGAAACCATGGAGACCAACACAGGCAGCAATGACGGCACCCATGCCATACCGGATGCAGCGACCCTAGAAAATGACCTAATTGAAGTCGCAAATTCTGTAACAGAATTTTCAGCAACTCAAGGAGAAAACAACTGGTATTATGGATATTACAATGGCGGGGAGCTCAACCAAAACAATTTCCATCAGTTTCAGAACTACAATAACAACGGAACTTTTTGGGATATTGACTCAACATATTACACACGCCTAAGGCCTGACGGTGGTCATCCGCATGGTCCTATCAGCACAAAGCCAACCTCGGGTATTGTGCACTGGACTGTTAGACGATGGATTGCAGAGTCTTCAGGTGAATTTCAGATAACCGGAATTTTTGATGATACAAACAAAGGGGGCGGAGGCGATGGCGTCGAAGGATTTATCACCGTTAATGGCGAAATTGTATATTCACAGATTGCGACTAATTCAACTGCTGCATACAACTACAATGTACACATCCAGCTTTCTCAGGGAGATGTCGTTGATTTTGTCACTTCTCCGCGAACATGGGATGGAGACGACGACTTCAAATTCACGGCATCAATAGCAAAATCAGTCAATACAAACACTGCCCCAGCTTTAACTAGAACTGTTGCAACACTACCTGACGGGAAAGAAGATGTCCCTTACATACTCAAAACCTCCGATCTTCTGCAAGGCTACACCGATGCTGATGGTGACACGCTCTCAGTCACTGAACTGAGGACATCTGTTGGCTACTTCACCAACAATGACGACGGCACCTGGACACTCACGACTCCTCAAAACTTCAACGGCTCCGTTGAATTCTCCTACTCCGTTACTGATGGAAATGGTGCATACACTCCCGCTTACCAGACTTTCTCACTAACTCCTGTTAACGATGCTCCGATCGTCCCCGGAGCTGTTGATCTTGGCTCAACACCAGAAGACACAAGCTTCCTCATCACTTCTGAGCAACTCCTCGCGAATGCCTCCGATCCCGATGGGGATGCCCTCTCCATCTCCAACCTCAAGCTCATTGAGGGCCAAGGTTCCATCACGGAAAACGCCGATGGCACCTGGACCTTCTCACCAGCAGGAAACTTCAACGGTGATGTTTCCTTCTCATACACCGTCAGTGATGGTGAAAGCACGCCTGTCAGCGAGCAATGGCTGCGATACGGCGGCACTAGCGGTAATGATTACTCCGGTGGTCTTGCGATCTTCAGCAATGGAGATCTCGCCCACGCCGTCAGCAGCCAAAATGACAACGGCTCATCCACCGTCACCGTTCAACGAGTGACCACCAGTGGACAGGTTGTCTGGTCACTTGACATCAATGCTGATTACGCACCTAGTGCCGGTCAAATTTTGGTTAATGGTGATGACACCGTATTCATCACAGGCGGAACCAAGACAGGTGCCTCCGGTGAATCGGGCAAAAACGACTCTGATGTCTATGCCACCGCGATCAGTACCAATGGCAACCAGCTCTGGTACAAGAACTACGGTATTGGCATTCATGAAATCGGCGCAACCGCTGCACTCGATGCCAACGGCAATCTACTGATCAATGGACGCATCAGTGAAGTCAATGATGCCTACACCTTCATCAAAGACGTCCCAAATTTCTATGGAGCTGACTTCACAGGTGGATGGAAGGGCTTTCAACTGAAACTCAACCCCGAAAACGGGACTATCAGACAGGCCTACACCACCGGTTCATATAACTCCGGCGGAAACCAAATCGTCAGTGATCAGTCCCGCAACATTGCCTACATCAACGGGTACACCTTTGGCTCAGTGAATGGCGTGGGGACAATCGGAAATGGTGATACTGCTGGCGCCAACAACTACCTGATTGCGCGCGATGAAACAACCGGCGCCACGATATGGACGCGGATGGAGAATTGGATCCGCTCCAACATCGTTGTCATAGAAGAAGAGGATGGTCTTTATTTTATCGACAAGGGCAACCTAGAGAAGATCCAAGGAAGCACTGGTAAGTCCCTGTGGAGCAAGCCTATCGCGAACAACCACTATCGACTCGGTAAAGCGGCAAATGGCGGAATTCTATTGAGTCAAGCCAGCAGCAACGGAACCTTAGAAATACAAGCTGTCAGTTCAGATGGCAACTTCGGTATAACGCAGGTTATTGATCACCAAGGCACCCTCTATCCCCGAGAAATACTCGAGACCAACAATGGTCAGCTGATCATCTCTGGATCAACGACTGGTGCTCTCCAGGTTGGTGAGGATGTGAAAGTACTGACAAGCCAAATCGGCTCCAATGACGCTTTCACGCTGAAGATCAAGAGCAACTTCTCAGCAGGCACCTCTGCAGCCACTGTTCAAACGGGCGAGGTGACAACAGCTATGGCTGATCTCACCGTCACTCCAGTGAACGACGCCCCAGAACTGACCGGTACTCCAGCATCGCTGCCTAACGGAAAAGAAGATATCCCTTACACCCTCAAAGCTTCTGATCTTCTGCAGGGCTACACCGATGTTGATGGAGACACTCTCTCAGTCACTAACCTCACGACATCTGTTGGCTACTTCACCAACAATGACGATGGCACCTGGACGCTCACGACTCCTCAAAACTTCAATGGCACCGTTGACATCTCCTACTCCGTCTCTGATGGGAATGGTGCATACACTTCCGCTTACCAAAGCTTCTCGCTCACTCCTGTTAACGATGCTCCTGAACTAACCGGTACGCCAGCATCACTTTCTAACGGAAAAGAAGATGTCCCTTACATCCTCAAAGCCTCTGATCTTCTGCAGGGCTACACCGATGCTGATGATGACACGCTCTCAGTCACTGACCTCACGACCTCTGTTGGGTACTTCACCAACAATGACGACGGCACCTGGACGCTCACGACTCCTCAAAACTTCAATGGCACCGTTGACATCTCCTACTCCGTCTCTGATGGGAATGGTGCATACACTTCCGCTTACCAAAGCTTCTCGCTCACTCCTGTTAACGATGCTCCGATCGTCTCCGGAGCTGTTGATCTTGGCTCAACACCAGAAGACACCAACTTCCTCATCACTTCTGAGCAACTCCTCGCGAATGCCTCAGATATAGACGGAGATGAGCTATTCATCACCGATCTCGATCTCAGCAAGGGTGCCGGAGAACTGATTACTAATCCAAACGGAGGATGGGTATTTACCCCAACCAAAGACTGGAATGGTGAGGTTGAATTCAGCTACAGCATTAGCGACAGCGGAGGCGGAGAAAGCTACAAGATCAATGACAAAGTATTTTTGCGAGGAAGCAGTCTGTATACAATCGTAGACGGGCCCTCATGGACAAGTGCGGAAACCAATGCAAAAAAGCTGGGCGGTCACTTAACACAAATCAACGACCAGTACGAGAATGATTGGATATATTCAAACCTGATCTTAGCAACAAATATTCAAGACACGTATGAAGGTGCATATATTGGTCTCACGAAGTCGGATGAAACAAGAACCTGGGGGTGGTCTAACGGGGTTCCTAGCAATTACTTCAACTGGGCAGAAGGCACACCGAATGGTGAATACGTGCCAGAAAACTATGGGGTAATAAATATTGAAGGCTTCTGGGATGACTGGACCAATCAACAAGGAAATATCTCAAAGGGGATCGCTGAAATACCCTTCATTCGACGTGGTGATTCTGCATATGTTGTTGTTCAAGGGCCAACCTGGGAGGAAGCAGAAGCAAATGCTCAGAAGTTAGGCGGCCATCTCGTAACCATCAATGACGCTGAGGAGAATGATTGGATCCTGAATACGTTCCGTAAAGACTTTACAAACGGTGCTGGATTTATTGGGTATAGTGATACAAAAATCGAAGGCCAGTGGATCTGGTCAAGTGGAGAAGCAACCACATACACAAATTGGGATGCAGGCAATCCAAGCAACAGCGGCGGGTTAGAAAATGTCGGAACAATTCAGTTTGGCGATGGGAGCTGGAATGATGTTGCTACTAACTACTGGAATTGGTTTGGGCAAAAGGGAGAAATCAAGGGGATTGCTGAAATCAAACTTGGTTCTGACTTTGGCGTCAAAACAAGCGCGTCACTCACGGTTACTCAGGTCAATGATGCGCCTGAACTAACCGGAACTCCAGCATCACTGCCTAACGGAAAAGAAGATATCCCTTACATCCTCAAAGTATCTGATCTGCTGCAGGGCTACACCGATGCCGATAGTGACATGCTCTCAGTCACTGACCTAACGACATCTGTTGGATACTTCACCAACAATGTCGACGGTACCTGGACGCTCACGACTCCTCAGAACTTCAACGGCACCGTAGACCTGACCTACTTCGTCTCTGATGGGAATGGTGCATACACTCCCGCTTACCAAAGCTTCTCGCTAACTCCTGTTAACGATGCTCCGATCGTCTCCGGAGCTGTTGATCTTGGCTCAACACCAGAAGACACAAGCTTCCTCATCACTTCTGAGCAACTCCTCGCGAATGCCTCCGATCCCGATGGCGATTCCCTCTCCATCTCCAACCTCAAGCTCATTGAGGGCCAAGGTTCCATCACGGACAACGGCGATGGCACCTGGACCTTCTCACCCGATGCCAACTGGAACGGCGACGCCTCTTTCTCCTATGGCGTCAGTGATGGTAAAAGCACGCCTGTCAGCGAGCAATGGCTGCGATACGACGGCACTAGCGGTAATGATTACTCCGGTGGCCTGGCGACCTTCAGCAATGGAGATCTCGCCCACGCCGTCAGCAGCCAAAATGGCAACGGCTCCTCCACCGTCACCGTTCAACGATTGACCAACAGTGGACAGGTCGTCTGGTCACTTGACATCAATGCTGATTACGCACCTGGTGCCGGACAGATTTTGGTTAATGGTGATGACACCGTATTCATCGCAGGCGGAACCAAGACAGGTGCCTCCGGTGAATCGGGCAAAAACGACTCTGATGTCTATGCCACCGCGATCAGTGCCAATGGCAACCAGCTCTGGTACAAGAACTACGGAATTGGCATTCATGAAATCGGCGCAACCGCTGCACTCGATGCCAACGGCAATCTGCTGATCCATGGACGCGTCAGTGAAGTCAATGATGCCTACACCTTCATCAAAGACGTCCCAAATTTCTATGGAGCTGACTTCACAGGTGGATGGAAGGGCTTTCAACTGAAACTCAATCCCGAGGACGGGACTATCAGACAGGCTTACACCACCGGTTCAGGTAACTCCGGCGGAAACCAAATCGTCAGTGATCAGTCCCGCAACATTGCTTACATCGACGGGTACACCTTTGGCTCAGTGAATGGTGTGGGGACAATCGGAAATGGTGATACTGCTGGCGCCAACAACTACCTGATTGCGCGCGATGAAACAACCGGAGCCACGATATGGACGCGGATGGAGAATTGGATCCGCTCCAACATCATTGTCGATGAAGAAGAAGATGCTCTTTATTTTATCGACAAAGGCAACCTAGAGAAAATTCAAGGAAGCACCGGTAAGTCCCTGTGGAGCAAGCCTGTCGCGAACAAACACTATCGACTCGGTAGAGCGGCAAATGGAGGAATCCTACTGAGTCAAGCCAGCAGCAACGGAACCTTAGAAATACAAGCTGTCAGCTCAGATGGCAACTTCGGTATAACGCAGGTTATTGATCACCAAGGCACTCTCTATCCCCGAGAAATTCTCGAGAACAACAATGGTCAGCTGATCATCTCAGGATCAACGACTGGTGCTCTCCAGGTTGGTGAGGATGTGAAAGTACTGACTAGCCAAATCGGCTCCAATGACGCTTTCACGCTGAAGATAAAGAGCAACTTATCAACAGGAAACTCTGCAGCAACTGTGCAAACGGGCACGGTGATAACAGCTCTGGCTGGTCTCACCGTCACCCCGGTGAACAATGCTCCTGAACTAACCGGTACTCCAGCATCACTTTCTAACGGAAAAGAAGATGTCCCTTACATCCTCAAAGCTTCTGATCTTCTGCAGGGCTACACCGATGTTGATGGAGACACTCTCTCAGTCACTAACCTCACGACCTCTGTTGGTTACTTCACCAACAATGACGACGGTACCTGGACGCTCACGACTCCTCAAAACTTCAACGGCAACGTTGACCTCTCCTACTCCGTTACTGACGGAAATGGTGCATACACTCCTGCTTACCAAAGCTTCTCGCTAACTCCTATTAACGATGCTCCTGAACTAACCGGTACGCCAGCATCACTTTCTAACGGAAAAGAAGATGTCCCTTACATCCTCAAAGCCTCTAATCTTCTGCAGGGCTACACCGATGCTGATGATGACACGCTCTCAGTCACTGACCTCACGACCTCTGTTGGGTACTTCACCAACAATGACGACGGCACATGGACGCTCACGACTCCTCAAAACTTCAATGGCACCGTTGACATCTCCTACTCCGTCTCTGATGGGAATGGTGCATACACTTCCGCTTACCAAAGCTTCTCGCTCACTCCTGTTAACGATGCTCCTGAACTAACCGGTACGCCAGCATCACTTTCTAACGGAAAAGAAGATGTCCCTTACATCCTCAAAGCCTCTGATCTTCTGCAGGGCTACACCGATGCTGATGATGACACGCTCTCAGTCACTGACCTCACGACCTCTGTTGGGTACTTCACCAACAATGACGACGGCACATGGACGCTCACGACTCCTCAAAACTTCAATGGCACCGTTGACATCTCCTACTCCGTCTCTGATGGGAATGGTGCATACACTTCCGCTTACCAAAGCTTCTCGCTCACTCCTGTTAACGATGCTCCGATCGTCTCCGGAGCTGTTGATCTTGGCTCAACACCAGAAGACACAAGCTTCCTCATCACTTCTGAGCAACTCCTCGCGAATGCCTCAGATGTAGACGGAGATGAGCTATTCATCACCGATCTCGATCTCAGCAAGGGTGCTGGAGAACTGAATGCTAATCCAGACAAAAGCTGGATATTTACACCAACCAAAGACTGGAATGGTGAGGTTGAATTCAGCTACAGCATTAGCGACAACGGAGGCGGAGAAAACTACAAGATCAATGACAAAGTATTTTTGCGAGGAAACAGTCTGTATACAATCGTAGACGGGCCCTCATGGACAAGTGCGGAAACCAATGCAAAAAAGCTGGGCGGTCACTTAACACAAATCAACGACCAGTACGAGAATGATTGGATATATTCAAACCTGATCTTAGCAACAAATATTCAAGACACGTATGAAGGTGCATATATTGGCCTCACGAAGTCGGATGAAGCAAGAACCTGGGGGTGGTCTAACGGGGTTCCTAGCAATTACTTCAACTGGGCAGAAGGCACACCGAATGGTGAATACGTGCCAGAAAACTATGGGGTAATAAATATTGAAGGCTTCTGGGATGACTGGACCAATCAACAAGGAAATATCTCAAAGGGAATCGCTGAAATACCCTTCATTCGACGTGGTGATTCTGCATATGTGATTGTCGAAGGGCCTACATGGAAAGACGCTCAGGAAAATGCTGAAAAGCTAGGCGGAAACCTCGTAACCATCAATGATGCCGAAGAAAACTATTGGCTAGCAACAAATAGCTATTTTGAATCACCTGGAAATTTTGTGTTCTATGGAATAGGGTTAACGGATGAAGAAAAGGAGGGTGACTGGGCATGGAAGGATGCAAGTAAATCAACTTTTAGGTCATGGGATCAATCCAACGGAGATGGACTGCCAGAGCCTAATAGCCCTAACGATGGAATATCAAATTATGCGTATATTGGAAGAGGATTTAATAACGATTCGCTCTATAAAACTGAAACAAGTGGATTAGAAGAAGGGAGCTGGTATGACGATGGCAATAGGCCATCACCAGCATTCAATGGTATAAAAGTATTTGGAATTGCCGAAATCAAACTTGGCTCTGACTTTGGGGTCAAAACCAGCGCCTCACTATCGATTAATCCGATCAACGATGCCCCCGTCTTATCCGGAACTGCTGCAACACTTCCCAATGGGAAAGAAGATATCCCCTACACCCTCAAAGCCTCTGATCTGCTGCAGGGCTACACCGATGTTGATGGTGACACGCTCTCAGTCAATGACCTAACGACATCTATTGGATACTTCACCAACAATGACGACGGTACCCGGACGCTCACGACTCCTCAAAACTTCAACGGCAACGTTGACCTCTCCTACTCCGTTACTGACGGAAATGGTGCATACACTCCTGCTTACCAAAGCTTCTCGCTAACCCCTGTTAACGATGCTCCTGAACTAACCGGTACTCCAGCATCGCTACCTAACGGAAAAGAAGATATCCCCTACATCCTCAAAGCTTCTGATCTTCTGCAGGGCTACACCGATGTTGATGGAGACACTCTCTCAGTCACTGACATCACGGCATCTGTTGGCTACTTCACCAACAATAACGATGGCAACTGGACCTTCACACCAGGAGCGAACTTCAACGGTGAAGTCTCCTTCAGCTACACCGTCAGTGATGGCTCTCTCACCACTGATGCCACCGCATCCCTCAATGTTGCTGCCGTCAACGATGCACCAGTTCTGAGCGGCACTCCTGTTGAGCTGCCCAATGGAACAGAAGATGTGGCCTATGTGCTGAAGGCGTCTGATCTGCTGAAGGGCTATTCCGACATTGAAGGCGATGCCCTGTCGATCACCAGCGTCAGCACCGCATCAGCCAATGGAACCATCACTGACAACGGTGATGGCACCTGGACCTACACCCCAACACAAGATCTCAATGGTGAAGTGGTCTTCAGTTTTGTAGTCAGTGATGGAAATGGGGGAACCGCCAATGGCAGCACATCACTCACACTCGATCCAGTTGAAGATGAAGTGCTTCTCGATGAAGACAACAACGGCATTGTTGATGGCACCGAACTCACCGCTTATCAGCTCTTCTCAGAAGCTGGTGCTATCACACTCAAAAACAATGCTGGCCAAACTTATAACAACAGCTCATCTGGCAACTCCGATGTAGTTGCTGCTATCGAAACCGATAACGGCTTCCAGGTCCTACTGGAAGGTACAGGTTCTCGAAACGATACGTTCTACGTCTGGAATACGAATTCAAATGGAGTGATCATAGGCGGTAGTGGCTGGAAGTCTGGTGATATCGCAACTCGTCTTGGATGGGAAGAAACTTTCAACTTTGATACCAATCGTGATGGAACCATTGGCGCTTTGATCCTTGATGACGACAACAACGGCATTGTCGATGGCACCGAACTCACCGCTTATCAGCTCTTCTCAGAAGCTGGTGCTATCACACTCAAAAACAATGCTGGCCAAACTTATAACAACAGCTCATCTGGCAACTCCGATGTAGTTGCTGCTATCGAAACCGATAACGGCTTCCAGGTCCTACTGGAAGGTACAGGTTCTCGAAACGATACGTTCTACGTCTGGAATACGAATTCAAATGGAGTGATCATAGGCGGTAGTGGCTGGAAGTCTGGTGATATCGCAACTCGTCTTGGATGGGAAGAAACTTTCAACTTTGATACCAATCGTGATGGAACCATTGGCGCTTTGATCCTTGATGACGACAACAACGGCATTGTCGATGGCACCGAACTCACCGCTTATCAGCTCTTCTCAGAAGCTGGTGCTATCACACTCAAAAACAATGCTGGCCAAACTTATAACAACAGCTCATCTGGCAACTCCGATGTAGTTGCTGCTATCGAAACCGATAACGGCTTCCAGGTCCTACTGGAAGGTACAGGTTCTCGAAACGACACGTTCTACGTCTGGGATACGAATTCAAATGGAGTGATTACAGGCGGTAGTGGCTGGAAGTCTGGCAATATCGCAACTCGTCTCGGTTGGGAAGAAACTTTCAACTTTGATACCAATCGTGATGGAACCATTGGCGCTTTGATCCTTGATGACGACAACAACGGCATTGTCGATGGCACCGAACTCACCGCTTATCAGCTCTTCTCAGAAGCTGGTGCTATCACACTCAAAAACAATGCTGGCCAAACTTATAACAACAGCTCATCTGGCAACTCCGATGTAGTTGCTGCTATCGAAACCGATAACGGCTTCCAGGTCCTACTGGAAGGTACAGGTTCTCGAAACGACACGTTCTACGTCTGGGATACGAATTCAAATGGAGTGATTACAGGCGGTAGTGGCTGGAAGTCTGGCAATATCGCAACTCGTCTCGGTTGGGAAGAAACTTTCAACTTTGATACCAATCGTGATGGAACCATTGGCGCTTTGATCCTTGATGACGACAACAACGGCATTGTCGATGGCACCGAACTCACCGCTTATCAGCTCTTCTCAGAAGCTGGTGCTATCACACTCAAAAACAATGCTGGCCAAACTTATAACAACAGCTCATCTGGCAACTCCGATGTAGTTGCTGCTATCGAAACCGATAACGGCTTCCAGGTCCTACTGGAAGGTACAGGTTCTCGAAACGACACGTTCTACGTCTGGAATACGAATTCAAATGGAGTGATTACAGGCGGTAGTGGCTGGAAGTCTGGTGATATCGCAACTCGTCTTGGATGGGAAGAAACTTTCAACTTCGATACCAATGCTGATGGAATCATCGGCAATGAAATCAAAGATGAAGATCAGAACGGGCTTGTAGACAATGTGACCAATTACCAATTGTTCAGTGAAAGTGGCGCCATCACACTCCAGAACAACAAAGGAGGCACATACTCCGATTCAACCACAAACAGGTGGGATGCCATCGCTGCCGCTCAAGTTGATGGCGGATTCAAGGTCTTATTGGAAGGCACCAATGATGCACTCCGTGACCAATATCTCGTTTGGACAACTGACTTCAATGGCACCATCATCGATAGCACTGGTTTTCAACCAGGGGACGAACTTGCCGATCAAGGCTTTGAGGAACTCTTTGCCGTTGACCTCAATGCTGATGGTTTTATCTGA